A window of the Lactuca sativa cultivar Salinas chromosome 7, Lsat_Salinas_v11, whole genome shotgun sequence genome harbors these coding sequences:
- the LOC128127206 gene encoding uncharacterized protein LOC128127206 produces the protein MLKLTWRISIYINTKAEFNGCQSLGGQRNEDSDEEEDVEVIDNDEWDSLSDDSGDNRKRREMIKELGKQTLCSAGEVHKVAFHIVVNASGVGGPTFGKKVKGKDVNSDKVKYTWKLHASRSSEYDYWFIKTYNQKHICLQTRKIRSCTTTFLSKHIMGQIEANPSQPVHALQEQLQSTYRVSISEETSLREKTLATKNVAGDYVKQYAALREYVLELQKTNEGTTVKIDVVSEPVVSSPTRQFKRIYVCLGPLKKGFKAGLREFLGLDGAFMKGPFPGQILSAVGVDSNNGTYPLAYAVVESENTSSWKWFLQCLAEDLDLYSNSNFTFISDRQKGLLPAIEQLFPNAAHKFSTTIPEFEAVMVELRNYDIEAYQWLLKIPPHHWARSHFSGRAISDMLLNNLCEVFNSKLVKGRDKPIINYLEFIREYLMKRVCNVMKVLNKCQGLLTPTGTRILEANTTLASKYHARWNGGQKYQVKGPWNIQHVVDMEKRECSCRKWELTGIPCKHAIASLNEMADNNEKVGEL, from the exons ATGTTAAAGTTGACATGGAGGATTTCAATCTATATTAATACAAAAGCAGAGTTTAATGGATGTCAAAGTTTGGGtggtcaaagaaatgaagatagtgatgaagaagaggatgtGGAGGTAATTGATAACGACGAGTGGGATTCACTAAGTGATGACTCAGGGGACAACAGGAAAAGAAGAGAAATGATCAAAGAGTTGGGGAAACAAACATTATGTTCTGCTGGTGAGGTGCACAAGGTAGCTTTTCATATTG TTGTAAATGCAAGTGGGGTAGGTGGACCTACCTTTGGGAAAAAGGTAAAGGGTAAAGATGTAAACTCAGATAAAGTTAAATACACATGGAAACTTCATGCATCTAGGTCAAGTGAATATGACTATTGGTTTATTAAGACCTATAATCAGAAACACATCTGCCTCCAAACACGAAAAATCAGATCTTGCACAACAACATTTCTTTCCAAACATATTATGGGTCAGATTGAAGCTAATCCTAGCCAGCCTGTGCATGCCCTACAAGAGCAACTCCAATCAACATATAGAGTTAGTATTTCAGAAGAGACATCATTAAGGGAAAAAACATTAGCCACCAAAAATGTTGCAGGAGATTACGTAAAGCAATATGCAGCTTTGAGAGAGTATGTACTAGAGCTACAAAAGACAAATGAAGGTACAACTGTAAAGATTGATGTGGTTTCTGAACCTGTGGTTTCATCCCCAACCAGGCAATTCAAAAGGATATACGTGTGTTTAGGTCCTTTAAAGAAAGGATTTAAGGCAGGTTTGAGAGAATTTTTAGGGTTAGATGGAGCCTTCATGAAGGGACCTTTCCCAGGTCAAATACTAAGTGCAGTTGGTGTTGATTCCAACAATGGAACCTACCCATTGGCATATGCTGTTGTTGAAAGTGAAAACACTTCAAGTTGGAAATGGTTTCTTCAGTGTCTTGCAGAAGATCTTGACTTGTATTCAAATTCCAACTtcacatttattagtgatagacAAAAG GGTCTTCTACCAGCCATAGAACAATTGTTTCCTAATGCAGCGCACAAGTTTT CCACCACCATACCAGAGTTTGAAGCTGTAATGGTAGAGCTAAGGAATTATGACATAGAAGCATATCAGTGGCTCTTGAAAATCCCTCCACATCATTGGGCTAGAAGTCATTTTTCAG GAAGGGCAATTTCAGACATGTTATTAAATAACCTTTGTGAAGTGTTCAATAGCAAACTTGTTAAAGGGAGAGACAAACCCATTATCAACTATTTGGAGTTTATCAGAGAGTACCTTATGAAGAGAGTATGCAATGTGATGAAGGTGTTAAACAAGTGTCAAGGTCTACTAACTCCAACTGGTACTAGGATTTTGGAAGCAAACACAACACTTGCTAGTAAGTATCATGCACGATGGAATGGGGGACAAAAGTATCAGGTTAAAGGTCCATGGAATATTCAACATGTGGTGGACATGGAGAAAAGGGAGTGTAGTTGTAGAAAGTGGGAGCTTACTGGAATTCCTTGCAAGCATGCAATTGCAAGCCTAAATGAAATGGCAGATAATAATGAAAAGGTGGGGGAACTATAA
- the LOC111891065 gene encoding scopoletin 8-hydroxylase — protein sequence MALSFDDDNSLFNFVVKEGNGVKGLVEYSGLTEVPPRFIQPPYERFDKQQATQSSENMIIDLSELDGPNHDQVVKALAHAAETLGFFQVVNHGVPLELLDSLKTATHQFFDQPAEKKATYLKEVSNNPMVMYATSFVPEKEKVWMWRDFFKMTYTNDADAFEFWPNECKEVVLEYIKTSTEMVKKLLQALIGNPGVKLNDSGLDPFIGSKSVHMIFYPTCPNPELTIGVKKHSDMGTLTMLLQDDVGGLYVKKAGENLSSGNEEWVEVPPTSGALVINVGDVLQILSNGKYKSAEHIVRTTSTASRVSIPIFNAPVPVAKIGPFPELVARDGVARYKEVTYKEYTNNIMQKPHGGKMALQFASV from the exons ATGGCTCTAAGCTTCGATGATGATAATTCACTGTTCAACTTCGTCGTGAAAGAGGGAAATGGTGTCAAAGGTCTGGTGGAGTACTCCGGACTCACGGAGGTGCCACCTCGGTTCATCCAACCTCCCTACGAGCGATTCGACAAGCAGCAAGCAACCCAATCATCTGAAAACATGATCATTGATCTATCGGAACTGGATGGTCCTAACCATGATCAAGTGGTCAAGGCCTTAGCCCATGCTGCTGAAACTCTAGGTTTCTTTCAGGTGGTAAACCATGGTGTGCCTTTGGAGCTTCTAGACTCGCTTAAAACTGCAACGCACCAGTTTTTTGATCAACCAGCTGAAAAGAAGGCGACATATCTCAAGGAGGTGAGTAACAATCCGATGGTCATGTATGCAACGAGCTTTGTTCCTGAGAAAGAGAAGGTTTGGATGTGGAGAGACTTTTTTAAGATGACATACACCAATGATGCTGATGCCTTTGAGTTTTGGCCTAATGAATGCAA GGAAGTGGTGCTGGAGTACATAAAGACATCAACGGAGATGGTGAAAAAACTATTACAAGCACTAATTGGAAATCCTGGAGTGAAACTAAACGATTCAGGACTTGATCCATTTATAGGTTCAAAGTCGGTGCACATGATCTTCTACCCGACATGTCCAAACCCCGAGTTAACTATAGGAGTTAAGAAGCACTCCGATATGGGCACTCTAACAATGCTTCTACAAGATGACGTTGGTGGATTATACGTGAAAAAAGCAGGTGAAAACTTATCATCTGGAAACGAGGAGTGGGTCGAGGTTCCACCCACCTCTGGTGCTCTCGTCATCAACGTTGGGGATGTGTTACAG ATTTTAAGCAATGGAAAATACAAAAGTGCAGAACACATAGTGCGAACCACAAGCACTGCATCAAGAGTGTCGATTCCTATATTCAATGCTCCGGTTCCTGTTGCAAAAATAGGACCATTTCCGGAGCTGGTGGCTCGTGATGGGGTCGCTAGATACAAGGAGGTCACATACAAAGAGTACACGAACAACATCATGCAGAAACCCCATGGAGGAAAGATGGCTCTTCAATTCGCGTCTGTTTAA